One genomic segment of Ictalurus punctatus breed USDA103 chromosome 4, Coco_2.0, whole genome shotgun sequence includes these proteins:
- the il34 gene encoding interleukin-34, which translates to MVRFETWLLLVLLGLMWALPVWMSFPSPSPISKNSPLCTSLVTLKDQLNSSLRRRYLKHNFPINYTIHVRYEEVFRLKNISRMKNDSEIEKHLQDVWVDVTVTVIQSILNVLPERHPTRHKYLANLESLLKAFQTIWVKTDESYYTENIFNIVKHLGMEKYEARKSVRPKSLLDNCYRTMHCLFKDCFLRNSSQDDYCDTQHWRKVNGTQG; encoded by the exons ATGGTCCGGTTTGAGACTTGGCTTCTTCTGGTGCTTCTGG GTCTGATGTGGGCGTTACCAGTCTGGATGAGttttccatctccatctccCATCTCTAAAAACTCTCCACTCTGCACATCTCTCGTAACGCTGAAGGATCAGCTCAATTCATCGTTAAGGAGGCGATATTTG aaaCATAACTTTCCTATTAACTACACCATTCACGTGCGTTATGAAGAGGTCTTCAGGCTGAAGAATATCAGTAGAATG AAAAATGATTCTGAAATTGAGAAGCACCTCCAGGATGTGTGGGTCGATGTCACTGTGACAGTCATACAGAGCATTTTGAATGTGCTGCCGGAGAGACATCCAACACGCCATAAATACCTCGCAAACCTTGAGTCCCTCTTGAAAGCCTTTCAGACAATCTGGGTGAAAACTGATGAG AGTTACTatacagaaaacattttcaaCATTGTTAAACATTTGGGGATGGAAAAGTATGAGGCACGGAAATCTGTCAGACCTAAATCCTTACTCGACAACTGTTATCGGACCATGCACTGCCTATTCAAGGACTGCTTCTTAAGGAACAGCAGCCAAGATGACT ACTGCGACACTCAGCACTGGAGAAAAGTGAACGGAACACAGGGATGA
- the lonp2 gene encoding lon protease homolog 2, peroxisomal gives MSSNGGIQIPSRLPLILTHEGVLLPGSTMRISVDSARNMQLVKSRLLKGTSLKSTIIGVIPNTKDPEQDSEELPSLHGIGTAGLAVQVVGSNWPKPHYTLLITGLCRFRVTQLLRERPFPVAVVQQLDKLEQYTDGEQLDGELGELSQRFYQAAVQLLGMLDMSVPVVAKLRRLLESLPRETLPDVLAAMIRTSNTEKLQVLNAVDLEERFKKTLPMLTRQIEGLKLLQKTRKPKPDDEKRVLVIRKGSGVLPGRQFSLEEEGEDENGDEMAVLERKVNEAAMPESALRVCLKELKRLKKMPQSMPEYALTRNYLELMVELPWSKSTKDCLDIRAARVLLDSDHYALEKLKRRVLEYLAVRQLKSSLKGPILCFVGPPGVGKTSVGRSIARTLGREFHRIALGGVCDQSDIRGHRRTYVGSMPGRIINGLKTVGVNNPVFLLDEVDKLGKSLQGDPAAALLEVLDPEQNHSFTDHYLNVAFDLSQVLFIATANTTATIPPALLDRMEVLHVPGYTQEEKVEIAHRHLIPHQLDQHGLTPQQLQIPQDTTQGIISKYTREAGVRSLERKIGAICRAVAVKVAEGHKMSRSESSSESGAGQDQAETGQDSDMASPPEMPIVIDHVALKDILGPQLFEMEVSERLTLPGVAIGLAWTPLGGEIMFVEASRMEGEGQLTLTGQLGDVMKESAHLAMSWLRSNAKIYQLTNLAGCADPLEATDIHLHFPAGAVTKDGPSAGVTIVTCLASLFSGRLVRSDVAMTGEITLRGLVLPVGGIKDKVLAAHRAGLKRVILPKRNEKDLEEIPAHIRAELDFVPASTLDEVLNAAFDGGFPTATITHPRFSSKL, from the exons ATGTCTTCCAACGGTGGGATTCAGATACCCAGCCGCTTGCCTTTAATATTAACTCATGAAGGCGTTCTGCTGCCCGGCTCGACGATGCGAATTAGCGTCGACTCGGCGAGAAACATGCAGCTGGTGAAGAGCAGGCTGCTGAAGGGGACCTCACTAAAGAGCACCATTATAGGAGTAATTCCCAACACCAAAGACCCGGAGCAGGACAGCGAGGAGCTCCCCTCTTTACACGG CATCGGCACAGCAGGCCTGGCAGTCCAGGTAGTGGGTAGTAACTGGCCAAAGCCGCACTACACACTGCTAATCACGGGTTTGTGCCGCTTCCGTGTGACGCAGCTGCTGAGGGAGAGACCCTTCCCTGTGGCTGTGGTGCAGCAGCTGGACAAACTTGAGCAGTACACTGATGGAGAACAGTTGGATGGAGAGCTGGGAGAACTTTCTCAGAGGTTCTACCAGGCTGcagtgcag ttgcTGGGAATGCTGGATATGTCCGTGCCTGTAGTAGCGAAGCTGAGGCGGCTGCTCGAGAGTCTGCCCAGAGAAACCCTGCCTGACGTGCTTGCCGCCATGATCCGCACCTCCAACACAGAGAAGCTCCAG GTGCTGAATGCAGTGGACTTGGAGGAGCGATTTAAAAAGACTCTTCCTATGCTCACCAGACAGATCGAGGGCCTCAAACTGCTGCAGAAGACTCGTAAACCCAAACCTGATGATGAAAAGAGG GTACTGGTTATCCGCAAAGGCAGCGGTGTGCTCCCTGGCCGTCAGTTCTCTCTTGAGGAGGAAGGGGAAGATGAGAATGGTGATGAAATGGCTGTGCTGGAGAGGAAGGTGAACGAGGCAGCAATGCCTGAGTCTGCTCTACGTGTATGCCTAAAAGAACTCAAACG TCTGAAGAAGATGCCCCAGTCCATGCCAGAGTATGCTCTCACCCGCAACTACCTGGAGCTCATGGTGGAGCTGCCTTGGAGCAAGAGCACCAAGG ACTGCCTGGACATTCGGGCTGCTcgggtgcttctggacagtgatCACTACGCCTTGGAGAAGCTGAAGAGGCGGGTGCTGGAGTACCTAGCAGTGCGGCAGCTCAAGAGCTCCCTTAAAGGTCCTATTCTGTGCTTCGTGGGGCCTCCGGGTGTCGGAAAAACCAGTGTGGGCCGCTCCATCGCCCGCACCCTGGGCAGGGAGTTCCACCGTATCGCCCTGGGAGGAGTGTGTGACCAGTCAGACATCCGTGGCCACAG GCGAACCTATGTGGGCAGCATGCCTGGCCGCATCATCAATGGCCTGAAGACTGTCGGTGTCAACAATCCTGTATTCTTATTGGACGAGGTGGACAAATTGGGCAAGAGCCTGCAGGGAGACCCCGCTGCTGCCCTGCTGGAG GTTCTGGACCCAGAGCAAAACCACAGTTTTACTGACCACTACCTCAATGTGGCCTTTGACCTTTCACAAGTCCTCTTCATCGCCACGGCAAACACCACAGCAACCATCCCCCCTGCTCTGTTGGACAGAATGGAGGTGCTGCATGTGCCAG GATACACACAGGAGGAGAAAGTGGAAATCGCTCATCGGCACCTGATCCCCCATCAGCTCGATCAGCATGGCCTCACTCCTCAGCAGCTCCAGATCCCACAAGACACCACACAGGGGATCATCAGCAA GTATACGCGGGAAGCGGGTGTGCGCTCTTTGGAAAGGAAGATTGGAGCCATCTGTCGAGCGGTGGCTGTGAAGGTGGCAGAAGGTCATAAGATGTCAAGATCGGAGTCGTCCAGTGAATCTGGAGCAG GTCAGGATCAAGCAGAGACAGGACAGGATTCTGACATGGCATCTCCACCCGAGATGCCCATCGTCATTGACCACGTAGCCCTCAAAGACATTTTGGGGCCACAGCTCTTTGAAATGGAG gtgtCCGAGCGTCTGACCCTGCCCGGTGTGGCTATAGGCCTGGCCTGGACTCCGCTTGGTGGAGAGATCATGTTTGTGGAAGCCAGTCGTATGGAGGGCGAAGGTCAGCTCACGCTAACCGGCCAGTTGGGTGATGTCATGAAGGAGTCAGCACATCTGGCCATGAGCTGGCTCCGCAGCAATGCCAAGATCTACCAGTTAACAAACC ttgcaGGCTGTGCTGACCCTCTTGAGGCCACTGACATCCACTTGCACTTCCCGGCGGGTGCAGTCACTAAAGACGGCCCTTCTGCTGGAGTTACTATCGTAACATGTCTAGCCTCTCTGTTCAGTGGGCGTCTGGTGCGCTCTGATGTAGCCATGACAGGAGAGATCACTCTGAGAGGCCTGGTGCTGCCG GTGGGTGGCATTAAGGATAAAGTCCTGGCGGCTCACCGTGCTGGTCTCAAGCGAGTCATCCTCCCCAAACGTAACGAAAAGGACCTAGAGGAGATTCCAGCCCACATCCGTGCAGAACTGGACTTCGTCCCAGCTAGTACTTTAGACGAAGTTCTTAATGCTGCCTTTGATGGTGGATTCCCTACTGCCACCATAACACACCCGCGGTTTAGCAGCAAGCTCTGA